In Streptomyces sp. NBC_00414, a single window of DNA contains:
- a CDS encoding CbiQ family ECF transporter T component codes for MTTGDNGNSSNFGSSGSSGSSGRSLQRLRAPRATRTNAVHPGAWWVWALGLGTAASRTTNPLLLALLVGVAGYVVAARRTEAPWARSYGAFVKLALAVLGIRLAFAVVLGSPVPGTHTLVTLPELPLPDWAQGIRVGGRVTAEGLVFALYDGLKLATLLICVGAANALANPARLLKSLPGALYEAGVAVVVALTFAPNLIADVQRLRAARRLRGRSDTGLRGLLQVGLPVLEGALERSVALAAAMDARGYGRSAEVPPGVRRTTAALTLGGLVGVCAGTYGLLTAEGGSYGLPVLLAGLAAALGGLWLGGRRSLRTRYRPDAWGVRAWLVAASGAAVAALLILYASYDSATYAALHPGVVPLTAPTLPLWPAAAVLLGLLPAFVAPAPAPALQDPGKEPS; via the coding sequence ATGACCACCGGCGACAACGGCAACTCCAGCAACTTCGGCAGCTCCGGCAGCTCCGGCAGCTCCGGCAGGAGCCTTCAGCGGCTTCGCGCCCCGCGGGCGACCCGTACCAACGCCGTTCACCCCGGCGCCTGGTGGGTCTGGGCCCTGGGCCTGGGAACCGCCGCGTCCCGCACCACCAATCCCCTCCTCCTCGCCCTGCTCGTCGGGGTCGCCGGTTACGTGGTGGCGGCGCGCCGGACGGAGGCCCCCTGGGCCCGTTCCTACGGCGCCTTCGTCAAGCTCGCGCTCGCCGTGCTCGGTATCCGGCTGGCCTTCGCCGTCGTCCTCGGCTCGCCCGTCCCGGGCACGCACACCCTCGTCACCCTCCCGGAACTCCCCCTCCCCGACTGGGCGCAGGGCATCCGCGTCGGCGGGCGGGTCACCGCGGAGGGCCTGGTCTTCGCGCTCTACGACGGCCTGAAACTCGCCACGCTCCTGATCTGCGTGGGCGCCGCGAACGCCCTCGCGAACCCGGCCCGCCTCCTCAAGTCACTGCCGGGCGCCCTGTACGAGGCGGGAGTCGCCGTCGTGGTCGCGCTCACCTTCGCCCCGAACCTGATCGCGGACGTCCAGCGGCTGCGGGCGGCCCGGCGGCTGCGCGGCCGTTCCGACACGGGTCTGCGCGGGCTGCTCCAGGTCGGACTGCCGGTCCTGGAGGGCGCGTTGGAGCGTTCGGTGGCCCTCGCCGCGGCGATGGACGCGCGGGGGTACGGCCGTTCCGCCGAGGTTCCCCCGGGCGTGCGCCGCACCACCGCCGCCCTCACCCTCGGCGGTCTGGTCGGGGTCTGCGCGGGAACGTACGGCCTGCTCACCGCGGAGGGCGGCAGTTACGGTCTGCCCGTGCTGCTCGCCGGACTCGCCGCGGCCCTCGGCGGGCTGTGGCTGGGCGGGCGCCGTTCGCTGCGCACCCGGTACCGGCCGGACGCGTGGGGCGTGCGCGCGTGGCTCGTCGCCGCGTCCGGTGCCGCCGTCGCGGCGCTGCTGATCCTGTACGCCTCGTACGACTCCGCCACCTACGCGGCCCTGCACCCCGGTGTCGTCCCGCTGACCGCGCCGACGCTTCCGCTGTGGCCCGCGGCGGCGGTGCTCCTCGGTCTGCTCCCCGCCTTCGTCGCCCCCGCCCCAGCCCCCGCTCTCCAGGACCCCGGCAAGGAGCCCTCATGA